In one window of Desulfonatronospira thiodismutans ASO3-1 DNA:
- the ilvD gene encoding dihydroxy-acid dehydratase, whose protein sequence is MRSHKMTRGIEKAPHRSLLYSLGLTREEMERPLVGVVNSANEIVPGHQHLNRISRAVKDGIRMSGGTPMEFSTIAVCDGLAMNHAGMRFSLPSREIIADSVEIMASAHPFDALVLIPNCDKAVPGMLMAMIRMNLPSIIVSGGPMLAGEDRGKTVDLISVFEGVGRVKSGQIDQEELQSLEQNACPGCGSCSGMFTANSMNCLCEAIGLGLPGNGTIPAVYSERIRLAKTAGMKVMQLLKDDLRPKSILTPKSVANAVAVDMALGCSTNTVLHLPAVFAEAGLELNLDIFDVMSRKTPNLCRLSPAGPHHLQDLHRAGGIPAVVSELAGKSIFDLNSMTVTGNSWRKNLEDLQARVLDPQVIRSMDNPYSSGGGIAILRGNLAPHGAVVKQSAVTAEMMVQTGPARVFEGEEDAVQAILDGQIRQGDIVIIRNEGPKGGPGMREMLTPTSAIAGMGLDKHVSLITDGRFSGGTRGAAIGHVSPEAAEGGPIALVMEGDEISIDIYKGSLNLNVSDQELEKRRQSLKPLEKEVDSPLLRRYARMAGSASTGASFRT, encoded by the coding sequence ATGCGCAGCCACAAAATGACCAGGGGAATTGAAAAGGCCCCTCACCGCTCACTGCTTTATTCACTGGGCCTTACCCGGGAGGAGATGGAACGCCCCCTGGTGGGGGTGGTCAACTCGGCCAATGAAATCGTCCCGGGGCATCAGCACCTGAACAGAATATCCCGGGCGGTCAAGGACGGGATCCGCATGAGCGGTGGCACACCCATGGAATTTTCCACCATCGCTGTTTGCGACGGCCTGGCCATGAACCATGCCGGGATGCGCTTCAGCCTGCCCAGCCGGGAAATCATCGCCGACTCGGTGGAAATCATGGCCTCAGCGCATCCATTTGATGCCCTGGTGCTTATCCCCAATTGTGACAAGGCGGTTCCAGGGATGCTCATGGCCATGATCAGGATGAACCTGCCCTCAATAATTGTCAGCGGCGGCCCCATGCTGGCCGGAGAAGACCGGGGAAAGACCGTGGATCTCATTTCAGTTTTTGAAGGTGTGGGCAGGGTCAAAAGCGGGCAGATAGACCAAGAAGAACTGCAAAGCCTGGAACAAAACGCCTGTCCCGGGTGCGGTTCCTGTTCAGGCATGTTCACCGCCAATTCCATGAACTGTCTGTGCGAGGCTATCGGCCTGGGACTGCCCGGAAACGGAACGATTCCCGCTGTGTACAGCGAGCGCATCAGGCTGGCCAAGACAGCCGGCATGAAGGTGATGCAGCTTCTAAAGGACGACCTGCGCCCCAAAAGCATCCTGACACCCAAGAGCGTGGCCAATGCCGTGGCCGTGGACATGGCCCTTGGCTGCTCCACCAATACCGTGCTGCACCTTCCTGCAGTCTTTGCCGAGGCCGGGCTGGAACTGAACCTGGACATCTTCGATGTCATGAGCAGAAAGACTCCCAACCTCTGCCGTCTTTCACCGGCCGGTCCGCACCACCTGCAGGACCTGCACCGCGCCGGGGGCATCCCTGCCGTTGTCTCTGAGCTTGCCGGCAAAAGCATTTTCGACCTCAACTCCATGACCGTAACCGGCAACTCCTGGAGAAAGAACCTGGAGGATCTCCAGGCCCGGGTTCTGGACCCTCAGGTAATCCGCTCAATGGACAATCCCTACAGTTCGGGGGGCGGAATAGCCATTCTGCGGGGCAATCTCGCCCCTCATGGTGCCGTGGTCAAGCAGTCCGCGGTCACTGCGGAAATGATGGTCCAGACCGGTCCGGCCAGGGTGTTTGAAGGCGAGGAGGATGCTGTGCAGGCCATTCTTGATGGACAAATCAGGCAGGGGGACATTGTCATCATAAGAAATGAAGGTCCCAAGGGCGGCCCCGGAATGCGCGAAATGCTGACCCCCACCTCAGCCATAGCAGGGATGGGGCTTGACAAACACGTTTCTCTGATCACTGACGGACGTTTCAGCGGCGGCACCAGGGGGGCGGCCATAGGCCATGTTTCCCCGGAAGCCGCAGAGGGCGGCCCCATTGCCCTGGTCATGGAGGGTGACGAGATCAGTATAGACATCTACAAGGGATCCTTGAACCTTAATGTGTCCGACCAGGAGCTGGAAAAAAGAAGACAGAGCCTGAAACCCCTGGAAAAAGAAGTAGATTCCCCGCTTCTGCGCAGGTATGCCCGCATGGCCGGATCCGCCTCTACCGGGGCTTCCTTCAGGACTTAG
- a CDS encoding class I SAM-dependent methyltransferase: MFNPEKADNYDRWFTTPEGRFALEQERRLIQHLVSGWPRRRQSLLEIGCGTGIFLDMFWEYGFDIYGIDSSPDMLRKARDKLGCRADLHLGSAESLPFDDNEFDFAAMITLLEFCRDQGQVLAEAGRVARKGLLICFLNKNSLYHISHKLLRLWRRDKLLVRARWHSYREVRSLVQENLGNKKTYARSVLLGTRILWRDRHVFKTLNRMLWPPVFGAFTGMRVDLIDREPIKTPLLAPVKSEIKAG; this comes from the coding sequence ATGTTCAACCCGGAAAAAGCAGACAATTATGACCGCTGGTTCACTACTCCCGAGGGGCGTTTCGCCTTAGAACAGGAAAGAAGGCTCATTCAGCACCTGGTGTCGGGCTGGCCCAGGCGCAGGCAGAGCCTTCTGGAAATCGGCTGCGGAACTGGAATTTTCCTGGACATGTTCTGGGAATACGGCTTTGACATCTATGGAATAGATTCTTCCCCGGACATGCTTAGAAAGGCCCGGGACAAGCTCGGCTGCAGGGCGGATCTGCATCTGGGCAGCGCCGAGAGCCTGCCCTTTGACGACAACGAGTTCGATTTTGCCGCCATGATCACCCTGCTTGAGTTCTGCAGAGATCAGGGGCAGGTGCTGGCCGAGGCCGGAAGGGTAGCCCGCAAGGGTCTTTTGATCTGCTTTCTGAATAAGAATTCCCTCTACCATATAAGCCACAAGCTGCTGCGGCTGTGGAGAAGGGACAAGCTGCTGGTGCGGGCCAGGTGGCACTCATACAGGGAAGTCAGGTCCCTGGTGCAGGAAAATCTGGGCAATAAAAAAACCTACGCCCGCTCGGTACTCCTGGGCACCAGGATACTGTGGCGGGACAGACATGTATTCAAGACACTGAACCGGATGCTCTGGCCCCCGGTATTTGGGGCTTTTACCGGTATGCGCGTGGACCTGATAGACAGGGAACCTATTAAAACTCCGCTTCTGGCCCCGGTAAAATCAGAAATAAAGGCGGGGTGA
- a CDS encoding molybdopterin molybdotransferase MoeA — protein MDDFFNVLQVEELTRILQQMPALGTQELGLENCRGRFLARDLHAPGDLPATNRCSMDGYAVRAGDTFGAGESNPAYLEKVKDLGICDIPDFSIDQGGCAGVVTGGILPQGADAVVMQEYTEELGAGTVEVRRPVAPWENVMFRGEDVAGGDVAVSAGQRAGFRQTAMMAALGVDKWAFFKTPRVGIISTGDELVDISSPLQAGYIRDVNSYALAHLVRGCGGEATVYGITRDREEDLNKALLRALEKNEVLLVSGGSSVGQRDFTLKAMQGIQGLEVLAHGLAISPGKPTIFARRHDKYIWGLPGQVGSAQVVMLVLVLPFLNHLQGAADAFSEDAKGMVRARLSRNLASSYGRKDYVRVRLQEDEQGLTATPVLGKSGLLKTVFQADGLIWIPSNCEGLARGEEVRVMTLP, from the coding sequence ATGGACGATTTTTTCAATGTGCTGCAGGTGGAAGAGCTGACACGGATACTACAGCAAATGCCCGCCCTGGGCACGCAAGAGCTTGGCCTGGAAAACTGCCGGGGCAGGTTTCTGGCCCGGGACTTACATGCCCCCGGGGACCTGCCGGCAACAAACAGGTGTTCCATGGACGGTTATGCGGTTAGGGCCGGGGATACCTTCGGGGCCGGGGAAAGCAATCCCGCCTATCTGGAAAAGGTTAAAGACCTGGGAATCTGTGATATACCGGACTTCAGCATTGATCAGGGAGGCTGTGCAGGCGTGGTCACAGGCGGAATACTGCCCCAGGGGGCTGACGCCGTGGTTATGCAGGAATATACAGAGGAACTGGGGGCGGGCACGGTGGAAGTAAGAAGGCCGGTGGCCCCCTGGGAAAATGTCATGTTCAGGGGGGAGGACGTGGCTGGAGGCGACGTGGCCGTTTCTGCCGGGCAGAGGGCCGGGTTCAGGCAGACAGCCATGATGGCCGCCCTGGGAGTGGACAAATGGGCTTTTTTCAAGACCCCCAGGGTGGGAATTATTTCCACCGGGGACGAACTGGTGGATATATCCAGCCCGTTGCAAGCCGGATATATCCGGGATGTAAACAGTTACGCTCTGGCGCACCTGGTTCGGGGGTGCGGTGGTGAGGCCACGGTTTACGGGATAACCAGGGACCGGGAAGAGGACTTGAACAAAGCCCTCTTGAGGGCCCTTGAAAAAAACGAGGTGCTGCTGGTCTCGGGCGGGAGTTCAGTGGGACAGCGCGATTTCACCCTGAAAGCCATGCAGGGCATCCAAGGGCTTGAGGTCCTGGCCCATGGCCTGGCCATCAGCCCGGGCAAACCCACCATCTTCGCCCGGAGGCACGACAAGTACATATGGGGTCTGCCCGGGCAGGTTGGTTCAGCCCAGGTGGTCATGCTGGTGCTGGTACTGCCTTTTTTAAATCACCTGCAAGGCGCTGCTGATGCTTTTTCAGAAGACGCAAAAGGCATGGTAAGGGCCAGGCTTTCGCGAAACCTGGCTTCCAGTTACGGACGTAAAGACTATGTGCGGGTCAGGCTTCAAGAGGATGAACAGGGCCTGACAGCAACCCCTGTACTGGGCAAATCAGGGCTGCTTAAGACTGTATTTCAGGCGGACGGTCTTATCTGGATTCCTTCAAACTGCGAGGGTCTGGCCAGGGGGGAAGAGGTCAGGGTAATGACTTTGCCCTGA
- a CDS encoding RsmB/NOP family class I SAM-dependent RNA methyltransferase → MQVYQKTGYKRFFRWVCRGAEQEKCHDLLSSEGFDFAPVPEVPGAWVEENGPFGLGASLAGYFGFLYIQDLSSMLPPILLAPGPGQAVLDMCAAPGGKSVQLAEMTGEGGLVIANEPSRDRLGTLRANLERLNAANVVTTNYAGQAFPQGPVFDCILVDAPCSGWGTVGKNPAVTRVWKKENLHTLIEVQRKLLEKAYKMLAPGGRLVYSTCTTNEEENQNQVHWILKRTSLAGSPRAQHMQSELGLPGLESTAPGMLVMKGDESGSQSFFMAALEKPGKRAWTQENDKVNAPSSWHKLMPEGFDLPEPLEKIGLYGFSGKVFFVPDKALPYVHQGLRIKGMFAGSLKKNSFVPNPRMRIFLKGSSTMGYQVRDVQEVRALVSGQSRFFDASTRNGLVEFYWQGLPMGWLKHKKSRVFWSDK, encoded by the coding sequence ATGCAAGTGTACCAGAAAACAGGCTATAAGCGCTTTTTCCGCTGGGTGTGCCGGGGTGCTGAACAGGAAAAATGCCACGACTTATTAAGTAGCGAGGGCTTTGACTTCGCCCCTGTCCCGGAGGTTCCCGGGGCCTGGGTGGAAGAAAACGGTCCCTTTGGCCTGGGGGCAAGCCTGGCCGGGTATTTCGGTTTTTTATATATCCAGGATCTTTCCTCCATGCTTCCGCCCATTCTTCTGGCACCGGGCCCGGGTCAAGCTGTACTGGACATGTGCGCTGCTCCGGGAGGGAAAAGCGTTCAGCTTGCAGAGATGACAGGAGAGGGCGGCCTGGTCATTGCCAATGAACCATCCAGGGACAGGCTGGGTACTTTACGGGCCAACCTGGAAAGACTGAATGCGGCCAACGTGGTCACCACGAATTATGCAGGCCAGGCTTTTCCTCAAGGACCTGTCTTTGACTGCATCCTGGTGGATGCCCCGTGCAGCGGATGGGGTACTGTGGGCAAAAACCCCGCAGTGACCAGGGTATGGAAAAAAGAAAACCTGCATACCCTGATAGAAGTGCAGAGAAAGCTCCTGGAGAAGGCTTACAAAATGCTTGCCCCCGGCGGGAGGCTGGTTTACTCCACGTGTACCACCAATGAAGAGGAAAACCAAAACCAGGTGCACTGGATTCTTAAGCGCACCAGCCTGGCAGGGTCCCCGCGGGCGCAGCATATGCAGAGTGAACTGGGTCTGCCCGGTCTGGAGAGCACAGCCCCTGGCATGCTGGTCATGAAAGGAGACGAGTCTGGTTCACAGAGTTTTTTCATGGCTGCCCTGGAAAAGCCCGGAAAAAGGGCCTGGACTCAAGAAAATGACAAAGTCAACGCCCCTTCATCCTGGCATAAGTTGATGCCTGAAGGTTTTGATTTGCCTGAACCACTTGAAAAAATAGGCCTGTACGGGTTTTCAGGCAAAGTTTTTTTTGTGCCGGATAAGGCCTTGCCTTATGTGCATCAGGGGCTCAGGATCAAGGGAATGTTTGCAGGAAGTCTCAAAAAAAACAGCTTCGTTCCAAATCCCAGAATGCGCATTTTCTTAAAAGGAAGCAGCACCATGGGGTACCAGGTACGGGATGTGCAGGAGGTCAGGGCCCTGGTGTCCGGACAGAGCAGGTTTTTTGATGCATCCACCCGGAACGGGCTGGTGGAATTCTACTGGCAGGGCCTGCCTATGGGGTGGCTCAAGCATAAAAAGTCCAGAGTTTTCTGGTCGGATAAGTAG